A single region of the Lotus japonicus ecotype B-129 chromosome 4, LjGifu_v1.2 genome encodes:
- the LOC130713649 gene encoding pentatricopeptide repeat-containing protein At1g60770 — MSVMQRFGRSKSVVKRSKKYLDETLYLKLFKDGGSDLNVRQQLNQFIKSGKRVYKWEVGDTLKKLRQRKLYVPALKLSETMAKRNMIKTVSDQAIHLDLLAKTRGITAAENYFVNLPEPTKNHLCYGALLNCYCKELMTEKAEGLMGKMNELGLPLTSIHYNSLMTLYTKVGKPEKIPSIIQEMKAGSVMPDSFTYNVWMRALAAVNDISGVERVMDEMKRDGRVTGDWTTYSNLASIFVDAGLFEKAEVALKELEKRNACKNLSAYQFLITLYGRIGKIYEVYRVWRSLRLAFPKTANISYLNMIQVLVKLNDLPGAEKCFREWEASCSTYDIRVANVLIGTYAKLDMLDKAEELKERARRRGAKPNAKTWEIFLDYHLRKGDFKLAVDSLDKAISIGRGNGDKWVPSSESVGTIMKHFEQEKDVDGAEEFLEILKKSTDSLGADVFEPLIRTYAAAGRTSSALQRRLKMENVEVREDTKKLLEAISVE; from the exons ATGTCGGTAATGCAGCGATTCGGGCGCAGCAAGAGCGTGGTGAAGCGCTCGAAGAAGTACTTGGATGAAACACTGTACCTCAAGCTCTTCAAAGATGGTGGATCCGACCTCAACGTTCGCCAGCAGCTGAACCAGTTCATCAAGAGCGGAAAGCGCGTTTACAAATGGGAGGTTGGAGATACCCTCAAGAAGCTTCGCCAGCGCAAGCTCTATGTCCCTGCTCTCAAG CTTTCGGAAACCATGGCTAAGAGGAACATGATCAAGACAGTCAGTGACCAGGCTATTCATCTTGATTTGCTTGCAAAAACTAGAGGTATCACTGCTGCTGAAAATTATTTTGTTAATCTCCCTGAACCGACAAAAAATCATCTTTGTTATGGTGCTCTTCTCAACTGTTACTGCAAGGAGTTGATGACTGAAAAGGCAGAAGGTCTCATGGGAAAAATGAATGAGCTTGGGCTTCCTTTGACTTCCATACACTACAACAGCCTTATGACTCTCTATACAAAAGTAGGGAAACCAGAAAAGATTCCATCCATCATTCAAGAAATGAAGGCTGGCAGTGTTATGCCAGATTCTTTCACATATAATGTCTGGATGAGAGCTCTTGCTGCTGTTAATGATATTTCTGGTGTTGAAAGGGTCATGGATGAGATGAAGAGGGATGGACGAGTCACTGGAGATTGGACAACATATAGCAACTTAGCATCGATTTTTGTTGATGCCGGCTTGTTTGAGAAGGCAGAAGTGGCACTGAAGGAATTGGAGAAGAGAAATGCTTGCAAAAATCTCTCTGCTTACCAGTTTCTAATTACGTTGTATGGGCGAATCGGTAAGATATATGAGGTTTATAGGGTATGGCGTTCGCTTAGGCTGGCATTTCCTAAAACTGCAAACATAAGCTATCTGAATATGATTCAGGTTTTGGTCAAGTTGAATGATCTCCCAGGTGCAGAAAAATGTTTCCGAGAGTGGGAAGCTAGCTGCTCCACTTATGATATTCGTGTTGCGAATGTTCTGATAGGGACATATGCAAAATTAGATATGCTGGATAAGGCTGAAGAGTTGAAGGAGCGTGCTCGGAGGAGAGGGGCTAAGCCTAATGCTAAAACCTGGGAAATCTTTTTGGATTACCATTTGCGAAAGGGAGACTTTAAGTTGGCAGTGGATTCTCTAGACAAAGCAATATCAATCGGTAGAGGTAATGGTGACAAGTGGGTTCCATCATCAGAATCCGTTGGTACTATTATGAAGCATTTTGAGCAAGAGAAAGATGTTGATGGCGCAGAAGAatttttggagattttaaaGAAATCTACTGATTCTCTAGGAGCAGATGTGTTTGAACCCTTGATTAGAACCTACGCAGCTGCTGGTAGGACTAGTTCTGCTCTGCAACGACGATTGAAGATGGAGAATGTGGAGGTGAGGGAAGACACCAAGAAGTTGCTTGAGGCTATCTCTGTGGAGTGA
- the LOC130711871 gene encoding AP-1 complex subunit mu-2-like: MAGAASALFLLDIKGRVLIWRDYRGDVTALEAERFFTKLIEKEGDPQSQDPVVYHNGVTYMFIQHTNVYLMAATRQNCNAASLFFFLHRIVDVFKHYFEELEEESLRDNFVVVYELLDEIMDFGYPQYTEAKILSEFIKTDAYRMEVTQRPPMAVTNAVSWRSEGINYKKNEVFLDVVESVNILVNSNGQIIRSDVVGALKMRTYLSGMPECKLGLNDRVLLEAQGRTAKGKAIDLEDIKFHQCVRLARFENDRTISFIPPDGSFDLMTYRLNTQVKPLFWVEAQVEKHSKSRIEIMVKARSQFKERSTATNVEIELPVPVDSTNPTVRTSMGSASYAPEKDALVWKIRSFPGGKEYMLRAEFLLPSITDEDATPERKAPIRVKFEIPYFTVSGIQVRYLKIIEKSGYQSLPWVRYITMAGEYELRLI; the protein is encoded by the exons ATGGCAGGAGCAGCCTCTGCTCTCTTCCTACTCGACATCAAAGGCCGCGTTCTCATTTGGCGCGATTACCGTGGCGATGTCACCGCCCTCGAAGCCGAACGCTTCTTCACCAAGCTCATAGAAAAAGAG GGTGATCCACAGTCTCAAGATCCGGTCGTGTATCATAATGGGGTGACCTACATGTTTATACAACATACCAATGTCTACCTCATGGCAGCAACCAGACAAAACTGCAATGCCGCGAGCCTCTTTTTCTTCCTACATCGTATAGTTGAT GTGTTTAAGCATTATTTTGAAGAACTGGAAGAGGAATCTCTCCGGGATAACTTTGTTGTTGTG TATGAACTACTTGATGAAATAATGGACTTCGGATATCCTCAATATACCGAGGCAAAGATTCTTAGTGAATTTATCAAGACAGATGCTTACAGAATGGAAGTTACACAGAGACCTCCCATGGCTGTTACAAACGCTGTATCTTGGCGCAGTGAAGGGATAAACTACAAGAAAAATGAG GTATTCTTGGATGTGGTGGAGAGTGTCAACATACTTGTCAATAGCAATGGACAAATAATTAGGTCTGATGTTGTTGGCGCATTGAAGATGAGAACATATTTGAG TGGTATGCCTGAGTGTAAACTTGGATTAAATGATAGAGTATTATTAGAGGCTCAAGGTAGAACGGCCAAGGGAAAAGCAATTGACTTGGAGGACATCAAATTTCATCA GTGTGTGCGCCTGGCCCGATTTGAAAATGATCGAACGATTTCCTTTATCCCACCTGATGGATCGTTTGATTTGATGACATATAGGCTCAATACacag GTTAAGCCTTTATTTTGGGTGGAAGCACAAGTTGAAAAGCATTCAAAAAGCCGAATTGAGATTATGGTTAAAGCTAGGAGTCAATTTAAGGAACGTAG CACTGCCACAAATGTTGAGATTGAGTTGCCTGTGCCTGTTGATTCGACCAACCCAACTGTTCGGACTTCAATGGGATCTGCATCATATGCACCGGAAAAGGATGCATTAGTCTGGAAAATAAGATCCTTTCCTGGAGGCAAG GAGTACATGTTAAGAGCAGAGTTTCTTCTTCCCAGTATAACAGACGAGGATGCAACTCCTGAGAGAAAAGCTCCTATACGTGTGAAATTTGAGATACCATATTTTACTGTGTCTGGGATACAG GTAAGATATCTGAAGATTATTGAGAAAAGTGGGTATCAGTCTCTTCCATGGGTGAGATATATAACAATGGCTGGAGAGTATGAACTGAGGCTGATTTGA